The Xylophilus rhododendri region CACTTCCGGAAACTCTTCCATGGTGGTGCAGATGCAGAGGGCGCGGTCCACCCGGGCCTGCGCCATGGCTTGCCGGATCGCGGGCAGCTCGGCGCTCAGCTCGGGCATGCTCAGGTGGCAGTGCGAGTCGGTGAACATGGGAATCGGAAATCAGGAAAAAGGGCTGGCCAGGAGGAACGGGCCAGTGTGCGCGTGCGCGGCCGCGCGGCGGTATCAGATCGTCTGCGTGGCGCGGTCCGAGGCCAGGTGCGCGCCCAGCATCTGCTCGATGCGGACCTTGAGTTCGCGTGACTTGTCGTCGGCCGGGAACTGGATGCCCACGCCCTGGGTGCGGTTGCCAGAAGCCCGTGCCGGCGTCACCCAGGCGACCTTGCCGGCGATGGGATAGCGCACCGGGTTCTCCGGCAGGCTCAGCAGCACGTAGATGTCGTCGCCCAGACGGTATTCGCGGGTGGTGGGGATGAACATGCCGCCTTCCGAGAAGAGCGGGATGTATGCCGCGTACAGCG contains the following coding sequences:
- a CDS encoding PilZ domain-containing protein gives rise to the protein MSTPPSSHRPSVVQLAIKEKAALYAAYIPLFSEGGMFIPTTREYRLGDDIYVLLSLPENPVRYPIAGKVAWVTPARASGNRTQGVGIQFPADDKSRELKVRIEQMLGAHLASDRATQTI